A single window of Intrasporangium calvum DSM 43043 DNA harbors:
- a CDS encoding SGNH/GDSL hydrolase family protein has product MDFTADEYARRDAERLREVLAGPPVTWTFIGDSITQGVVHTHGWRNFVELFAERVRGELGRLGDAVINSGVSGSTAQSLLGEFHWRAGRFAPDVLLVMYGTNDMLDSDEGVRGFRYRLDQIVQQGRDVGATVVLQTPPPVLPDGARTPELMGRYAAAVREVAETLGVVLVDHAAAWERAAREVGSDVAPDGWLDDSCHPGARGHQAMIRTLLATLDLDDPSSPVCSLAATPAVAAPR; this is encoded by the coding sequence ATGGACTTCACCGCCGACGAGTACGCCCGCCGCGACGCCGAGCGCCTGCGCGAGGTCCTCGCCGGGCCCCCGGTGACCTGGACCTTCATCGGTGACAGCATCACCCAGGGCGTCGTGCACACCCATGGCTGGCGCAACTTCGTCGAGCTCTTCGCCGAGCGGGTCCGGGGCGAGCTCGGCAGGCTCGGCGACGCGGTCATCAACTCCGGCGTCTCCGGAAGCACCGCGCAGAGCCTGCTCGGCGAGTTCCACTGGCGGGCCGGACGGTTCGCACCAGACGTGCTGTTGGTGATGTACGGGACGAACGACATGCTCGACTCGGACGAGGGCGTCCGCGGGTTCCGTTACCGGCTCGACCAGATCGTCCAGCAGGGCCGGGACGTCGGGGCGACGGTGGTGCTCCAGACGCCACCGCCCGTGCTGCCCGACGGTGCTCGGACCCCAGAGCTGATGGGTCGCTACGCCGCAGCCGTCCGGGAGGTGGCCGAGACGCTCGGGGTCGTCCTCGTGGACCACGCGGCCGCGTGGGAGCGGGCGGCTCGCGAGGTCGGGTCCGACGTGGCTCCGGACGGATGGCTCGACGACTCGTGCCATCCGGGCGCCCGCGGGCACCAGGCGATGATCCGCACCCTGCTCGCGACCCTCGACCTCGACGACCCGAGCAGCCCGGTGTGCAGCCTCGCCGCCACCCCAGCGGTCGCGGCCCCCCGCTGA
- a CDS encoding TetR/AcrR family transcriptional regulator, with amino-acid sequence MSKGEQTKTAILGEASELASRVGLGGLTIGTLASAASLSKSGLYAHFMSKESLQVEVLRYARDLFTDNVLRPAVKAPRGEPRLRAVFEHWLAWQTSRFGGGCIFVNAASEYDDQEGPVRDELVRAERDKQESIALVIRTAVAEGHFDPDVDPALVAYELEGILLSHHYARRLMRDPRADEHARRAFERLLERCRRRSA; translated from the coding sequence GTGAGCAAGGGCGAGCAGACCAAGACCGCCATCCTCGGGGAGGCCAGTGAGCTGGCGTCCCGGGTCGGCCTCGGCGGCCTCACCATCGGCACGCTCGCGTCGGCGGCCAGTCTCTCCAAGAGCGGGCTCTACGCCCACTTCATGTCGAAGGAGTCCCTGCAGGTCGAGGTGCTGCGCTACGCACGTGACCTGTTCACCGACAATGTCCTGCGCCCGGCGGTGAAGGCGCCCCGTGGGGAGCCGCGACTCCGGGCCGTCTTCGAGCACTGGCTCGCGTGGCAGACGAGCCGCTTCGGCGGTGGCTGCATCTTCGTCAATGCGGCGAGCGAGTATGACGACCAAGAGGGCCCGGTGCGCGACGAGCTGGTCCGCGCCGAGCGCGACAAGCAGGAGTCCATCGCACTCGTCATCCGGACAGCGGTCGCCGAGGGGCACTTCGACCCGGACGTCGACCCTGCGCTGGTCGCCTACGAGCTGGAGGGGATCCTCCTGTCACACCACTACGCACGCCGACTGATGCGCGACCCGAGGGCCGACGAGCACGCGCGTCGGGCCTTCGAGCGGCTGCTCGAGCGCTGTCGGCGACGGTCCGCCTGA
- a CDS encoding DUF6912 family protein has protein sequence MPVVRIYLPVGRRELEHLQVTGTVDASPSSPRQGFAVTDELRSRTPNADVEELEYAAFADAVAASASARSAPGDRRVVAATDADPEWVSTGGGGAVSSVALVAPVPMSRIASFHVDEDRGVPDDGGQSDDLLWYDVTELAEVRTLLG, from the coding sequence ATGCCCGTCGTCCGGATCTACTTGCCCGTCGGCCGACGTGAGCTCGAGCACCTCCAGGTGACCGGTACCGTCGACGCCTCACCCTCGAGTCCGCGGCAGGGCTTCGCCGTCACCGACGAACTGCGGTCCCGCACCCCGAATGCCGACGTCGAGGAGCTCGAGTACGCCGCGTTCGCCGATGCCGTGGCGGCGTCGGCGTCGGCTCGCTCGGCGCCGGGCGACCGCCGGGTCGTGGCTGCCACGGACGCCGACCCGGAGTGGGTGTCGACCGGCGGCGGGGGAGCGGTCAGCTCAGTCGCCCTCGTGGCTCCGGTGCCGATGAGCCGTATCGCGTCCTTCCACGTCGACGAGGACCGCGGCGTCCCGGACGACGGCGGGCAGTCGGACGACCTGCTGTGGTACGACGTGACGGAGCTGGCCGAGGTTCGCACGCTGCTCGGGTGA
- a CDS encoding WS/DGAT/MGAT family O-acyltransferase: MSDRLTSLDASFLYLEQSTTAMHVGSVMIFEPPGQGFDHDELVRIIESRIGAIPRFRQKVRDVPGRIANPVWVDDEAFDMSYHVRRTGLPRPGTDAQLQDFVARVQPRKLDRTRPLWEVYYVEGLQGGRFAIVTKTHHALIDGINALDIAHVIVDSTRGESQADGQMPWEPKAPPSSIELVAGAVVDAVRRPTQVIDLVRGGLNDALQVGLRAVESAGAMVSTVARTAARPAPPSPLNAQVGSARRWVMVSTDLEDYRNVRKRLAKGAYAEDVTINDVVLATIAGGFRSWLLARGEPVHSGTVVRAMVPVSVYGDDPAGMYANQVMACVVNLPVGEPGASMRLHQIAFAMRQQMEGGQAVGATSLANLAGFAPPTLHALGARLGSAVSRRLYNVMITNVPGPQAPLYAGDAEMLSTYPVTPLAQGQALAIGITSYNGGVYYGLNADREAMPDADDLAASIVDSLAELRSGRES, from the coding sequence ATGTCGGACCGGCTGACCTCTCTCGACGCGTCGTTCCTCTACCTCGAGCAGTCGACGACGGCGATGCACGTGGGCTCGGTCATGATCTTCGAACCTCCGGGTCAGGGCTTCGACCACGACGAGCTGGTCCGCATCATCGAGAGCCGGATCGGGGCCATCCCCCGCTTCCGCCAGAAGGTCCGAGACGTCCCCGGCCGGATCGCCAACCCGGTCTGGGTCGACGACGAGGCGTTCGACATGAGCTACCACGTCCGTCGGACCGGCCTGCCTCGCCCGGGCACGGACGCCCAGCTGCAGGACTTCGTGGCGCGGGTCCAGCCGCGCAAGCTCGACCGGACCCGCCCGCTCTGGGAGGTGTACTACGTCGAGGGCCTGCAGGGCGGGCGGTTCGCCATCGTCACCAAGACCCATCACGCCCTCATCGACGGGATCAACGCGCTCGACATCGCTCACGTCATCGTCGACTCGACCCGCGGCGAGAGTCAGGCCGATGGTCAGATGCCGTGGGAGCCCAAGGCGCCGCCATCGTCGATCGAGCTCGTGGCCGGTGCCGTCGTCGATGCGGTGCGTCGACCGACCCAGGTCATCGACCTCGTCCGGGGGGGTCTCAACGACGCGCTCCAGGTGGGTCTCCGCGCGGTGGAGTCGGCTGGGGCCATGGTGTCGACCGTCGCGCGAACCGCCGCTCGGCCCGCGCCCCCCTCCCCGCTCAACGCGCAGGTGGGGTCGGCCCGTCGGTGGGTCATGGTCTCGACGGATCTCGAGGACTACCGCAACGTGCGCAAGCGGCTGGCGAAGGGGGCCTACGCCGAGGACGTCACCATCAACGACGTCGTCCTGGCGACGATCGCCGGTGGGTTCCGCAGCTGGCTCCTCGCCCGTGGCGAGCCGGTCCACAGCGGCACTGTCGTGCGGGCCATGGTGCCGGTCAGCGTCTACGGCGACGATCCCGCCGGGATGTACGCCAACCAGGTGATGGCGTGCGTCGTCAATCTTCCCGTGGGCGAGCCGGGCGCCTCGATGCGGCTGCACCAGATCGCCTTCGCGATGCGTCAGCAGATGGAGGGGGGCCAGGCCGTGGGCGCGACGTCCCTCGCCAACCTGGCCGGCTTCGCGCCGCCGACCCTCCACGCCTTGGGGGCGCGGCTCGGCTCCGCGGTCTCGCGACGGCTCTACAACGTGATGATCACCAACGTCCCCGGGCCCCAGGCACCGCTCTACGCCGGCGACGCGGAGATGCTGTCGACGTACCCGGTGACCCCCTTGGCCCAGGGCCAGGCATTGGCGATCGGCATCACGTCCTACAACGGCGGTGTGTACTACGGCCTCAACGCCGACCGGGAGGCCATGCCGGACGCCGACGACCTCGCGGCGTCGATCGTCGACTCCCTGGCCGAGCTGCGAAGTGGGCGGGAGTCCTGA